From Klebsiella electrica, the proteins below share one genomic window:
- the phnL gene encoding phosphonate C-P lyase system protein PhnL — MIHVENVSKTFVLHQQNGVRLPVLQNASLEVSNGECVVLHGHSGSGKSTLLRSLYANYLPDTGHIHIRHGDEWVDLVNASPRKVLEVRKRTIGWVSQFLRVIPRISALEVVMQPLLDLGIPRDTCASRAARLLTRLNVPQRLWHLAPSTFSGGEQQRVNIARGFAVDYPILLLDEPTASLDAINSAAVVELINEAKARGAAIVGIFHDETVRNQVADRLHPMGITA; from the coding sequence ATGATTCACGTTGAAAATGTCAGTAAGACCTTTGTACTCCACCAGCAAAACGGCGTGCGCCTGCCGGTGCTGCAGAATGCCTCTCTGGAGGTCAGCAATGGCGAGTGCGTGGTGCTGCACGGCCATTCCGGCAGCGGCAAATCCACCCTGCTGCGTTCGCTGTATGCCAACTACCTGCCGGACACCGGTCATATCCATATCCGCCACGGCGACGAATGGGTTGATCTGGTCAACGCCTCGCCGCGTAAAGTGCTGGAAGTCCGCAAGCGCACCATCGGCTGGGTCAGCCAGTTCCTGCGGGTGATCCCGAGGATTTCCGCCCTCGAAGTGGTGATGCAACCGCTGCTCGACCTCGGTATCCCGCGCGATACCTGCGCTTCGCGGGCTGCCCGTCTGCTGACGCGCCTGAACGTTCCGCAACGATTATGGCATCTGGCGCCATCCACCTTTTCCGGCGGGGAACAGCAGCGGGTCAATATCGCCCGCGGTTTCGCGGTGGACTACCCGATCTTATTGCTTGATGAACCAACCGCCTCGCTGGACGCCATAAACAGCGCCGCCGTAGTGGAACTGATTAATGAAGCCAAAGCGCGCGGTGCGGCTATCGTCGGCATTTTCCATGATGAAACGGTCCGCAATCAGGTCGCCGACCGACTGCACCCGATGGGAATAACAGCATGA
- the phnM gene encoding alpha-D-ribose 1-methylphosphonate 5-triphosphate diphosphatase, with amino-acid sequence MIINNVNLVLEDEVVHGSLEVQEGRIYAFAESQSQLPQSLDGEGGWLLPGLIELHTDNLDKFFTPRPKVDWPAHSAMSSHDALMVASGITTVLDAVAIGDVRDGGDRLENLEKMINAVEETQKRGLNRAEHRLHLRCELPHHTTLPLFEKLVGRDPVSMVSLMDHSPGQRQYADRSKYRDYYQGKYHLTNEEMDRFEEEQMALAATWSQPNRQTIAAICRERNIALASHDDATPEHVVESHQLGSVIAEFPTTLAAAEASRQHGMNVLMGAPNIVRGGSHSGNVAAHQLAASNLLDILSSDYYPASLLDAAFRIADDDNNAFTLAQAICLVSKNPAQALGLDDRGRIAEGKRADMVLAHRRGEHVHIDHVWRQGKRVF; translated from the coding sequence ATGATTATCAACAATGTAAACCTGGTTCTCGAAGACGAAGTGGTACACGGTTCGCTGGAAGTACAGGAGGGCAGAATTTACGCCTTTGCCGAAAGTCAGAGCCAGCTGCCGCAGTCGCTCGACGGTGAAGGTGGCTGGCTGCTGCCCGGGCTGATTGAGCTGCATACCGATAATCTGGACAAATTCTTTACTCCGCGCCCGAAAGTCGACTGGCCCGCTCATTCGGCGATGAGCAGCCACGATGCGCTGATGGTCGCCAGCGGCATCACCACCGTACTGGATGCGGTCGCCATTGGCGACGTCCGCGACGGCGGCGATCGGCTGGAAAATCTGGAAAAGATGATCAACGCCGTCGAAGAGACACAAAAACGTGGGCTTAATCGTGCCGAACACCGCCTGCACCTGCGCTGCGAGCTGCCACACCACACTACGCTGCCGCTGTTTGAAAAACTGGTTGGCCGCGATCCGGTGAGCATGGTCTCCCTGATGGACCACTCTCCAGGACAGCGCCAGTACGCCGATCGCAGCAAGTACCGCGATTACTATCAGGGAAAATACCATCTGACCAACGAAGAGATGGACCGCTTCGAGGAGGAGCAGATGGCGCTGGCAGCGACCTGGTCACAGCCGAATCGTCAAACCATTGCGGCAATATGCCGCGAGCGCAATATCGCGCTCGCCAGCCATGATGACGCAACGCCCGAGCATGTTGTCGAATCACATCAACTTGGCAGCGTGATCGCCGAATTTCCTACCACATTAGCCGCGGCAGAGGCTTCACGTCAGCACGGTATGAACGTGCTGATGGGCGCCCCCAATATCGTGCGCGGCGGTTCGCACTCCGGCAACGTCGCCGCCCACCAGCTGGCAGCCAGCAACCTGCTTGATATTCTGTCGTCAGACTACTATCCCGCCAGCCTGCTGGATGCGGCATTCCGCATCGCGGACGACGACAACAACGCCTTCACGCTGGCGCAGGCCATTTGTCTGGTCAGCAAAAATCCGGCCCAGGCGCTGGGGTTAGACGACCGCGGGAGGATTGCGGAAGGTAAACGTGCCGATATGGTGCTGGCGCACCGTCGCGGCGAACATGTCCATATTGACCACGTCTGGCGTCAAGGAAAGAGGGTCTTCTGA
- the phnP gene encoding phosphonate metabolism protein PhnP yields MSLTIRLTGTGGAQLVPVFGCDCAACQRAHSDEAHRRRPCSAVVTFNHAVTLLDAGLPDLMDRWPAGHFQQFLLTHYHMDHVQGLFPLRWGVGAPIPVFGPPDPEGCDDLFKHPGLLDFSHTVEPFVVFELQGLRVTPLPLNHSKLTYGYLLESAHSRVAWLSDTAGLPEKTLKFLLNNQPQAIVIDCSHEPRPQPPRNHCDLNTVRAINQVLACPRVILTHISHQFDLWLMNHPLPPGFEAGYDGMEIVLD; encoded by the coding sequence ATGAGCCTGACTATTCGCTTAACCGGCACCGGCGGCGCCCAGCTGGTTCCGGTTTTCGGCTGCGACTGCGCGGCCTGTCAGCGTGCGCACAGCGATGAGGCTCATCGCCGCCGCCCCTGTAGCGCGGTCGTGACCTTCAATCACGCCGTCACACTGCTGGATGCCGGGCTGCCCGATTTGATGGATCGCTGGCCTGCCGGCCATTTTCAGCAGTTTTTGCTTACCCACTATCATATGGATCATGTTCAGGGATTATTCCCGCTGCGCTGGGGCGTCGGCGCGCCGATCCCGGTGTTTGGCCCGCCGGATCCCGAAGGCTGCGATGACCTGTTTAAACACCCCGGCCTGCTGGACTTCAGCCATACCGTTGAGCCGTTTGTGGTGTTTGAACTCCAGGGATTGCGGGTGACGCCGCTGCCGCTGAATCACTCGAAGCTGACGTATGGCTATCTGCTGGAGTCGGCGCACAGCCGGGTAGCCTGGCTGTCGGATACCGCCGGATTACCGGAAAAGACGCTCAAATTCTTACTGAATAACCAGCCGCAGGCGATCGTGATCGACTGCAGCCATGAGCCGCGCCCGCAGCCGCCGCGCAACCACTGCGATTTGAATACGGTACGCGCCATTAACCAGGTGCTGGCCTGCCCACGGGTCATTCTGACCCATATCAGCCACCAGTTTGATCTGTGGCTGATGAACCATCCGCTGCCGCCGGGGTTTGAGGCCGGCTATGACGGCATGGAGATCGTGCTGGATTAA
- a CDS encoding carbon-phosphorus lyase complex subunit PhnI, with protein sequence MYVAVKGGEKAITAAHALQEHKRRGDGRLPELSIEQITQQLNLAVDRVMTEGGIADRELAALALKQASGDNVEAIFLLRAYRTTLQRLAVSEPVDTASMRLERRISAVYKDIPGGQMLGPTYDYTHRLLDFTLLANGETPPLHTAERPPEATPHVFNLLVQQGLAKAEQESHARPDDITRAPPVYPCSRSSRLQQLVRGDEGYLLALAYSTQRGYGRNHPFAGEIRSGYVAIEIVPEELGFAVNIGELLMTECEMVNGFVAPESEPPHFTRGYGLVFGMSERKAMAMALVDRALQAPDYGEEIAGPAQDEEFVLAHADNVEAAGFVSHLKLPHYVDFQAELALLKRLQRENERG encoded by the coding sequence ATGTACGTGGCCGTCAAAGGCGGAGAGAAGGCGATAACCGCCGCTCACGCCTTACAGGAACATAAGCGACGAGGCGACGGACGGCTTCCAGAACTGAGCATTGAACAGATTACCCAGCAGTTAAACCTTGCGGTCGATCGGGTCATGACCGAAGGCGGCATCGCCGACCGTGAACTGGCGGCGCTGGCGCTCAAACAGGCCAGCGGCGACAACGTCGAAGCCATTTTTTTACTGCGTGCGTATCGCACCACCCTGCAGCGGCTGGCGGTGAGCGAGCCTGTCGATACCGCCAGCATGCGCCTGGAACGCCGTATTTCGGCGGTCTATAAAGATATTCCCGGCGGCCAGATGCTCGGCCCGACCTACGATTACACCCATCGCCTGCTTGATTTCACCCTGCTGGCCAACGGCGAAACGCCGCCGCTGCACACCGCCGAACGACCGCCGGAAGCCACACCGCACGTTTTTAACCTGCTGGTGCAGCAGGGGCTGGCGAAAGCGGAACAGGAGTCCCACGCCCGGCCCGACGACATCACCCGCGCGCCGCCGGTCTATCCCTGCTCACGTTCGTCACGCCTGCAGCAGCTGGTGCGTGGCGATGAAGGCTATCTGCTGGCGCTGGCCTACTCCACCCAGCGCGGTTACGGTCGCAACCATCCTTTCGCCGGTGAAATTCGCAGCGGCTACGTCGCCATTGAGATCGTCCCCGAAGAGCTGGGTTTTGCGGTCAATATCGGCGAACTGCTGATGACCGAATGCGAGATGGTCAACGGTTTCGTGGCGCCGGAAAGCGAACCGCCGCACTTTACGCGCGGCTATGGCCTGGTCTTCGGCATGAGCGAGCGTAAGGCGATGGCGATGGCGCTGGTCGACCGTGCGCTACAGGCGCCGGATTACGGCGAAGAGATAGCCGGACCGGCGCAGGATGAAGAGTTTGTCCTCGCCCACGCCGATAACGTCGAGGCGGCCGGTTTCGTCTCGCATCTCAAACTGCCCCACTATGTCGATTTCCAGGCCGAACTGGCGCTGCTGAAACGCCTGCAACGGGAGAACGAACGTGGTTAA
- a CDS encoding alpha-D-ribose 1-methylphosphonate 5-phosphate C-P-lyase PhnJ, whose translation MVNPLTGYNFAYLDEQTKRMIRRAILKAVAIPGYQVPFGGREMPMPYGWGTGGIQLTASIIGEHDVLKVIDQGADDTTNAVSIRQFFKRVTGVATTEATCDATLIQTRHRIPETPLSEDQILIFQVPIPEPLRFIEPRETETRTMHALEEYGVMQVKLYEDIARFGHIATTYAYPVKVNGRYVMDPSPIPKFDNPKMHMMPALQLFGAGREKRIYAVPPFTPVESLDFDDHPFTVQEWDEPCAICGSRHSYLDEVVLDDSGKRMFVCSDTDYCRQQSEALNK comes from the coding sequence GTGGTTAACCCACTCACTGGCTACAACTTTGCTTATCTTGATGAGCAGACCAAGCGCATGATCCGCCGGGCCATTCTCAAAGCGGTGGCGATTCCCGGCTATCAGGTGCCGTTCGGCGGCCGCGAGATGCCGATGCCCTACGGCTGGGGAACCGGCGGTATTCAGCTGACCGCCAGTATCATCGGCGAGCATGACGTGCTGAAGGTGATCGACCAGGGCGCCGATGACACCACCAATGCGGTGTCGATACGGCAGTTTTTTAAGCGCGTCACCGGCGTCGCGACCACCGAGGCGACCTGCGATGCCACGCTGATCCAGACCCGTCACCGGATCCCGGAGACGCCGCTCAGCGAAGATCAGATCCTGATCTTCCAGGTACCGATCCCGGAGCCGCTGCGCTTTATTGAGCCGCGCGAGACCGAAACCCGTACCATGCATGCGCTGGAAGAGTACGGCGTGATGCAGGTGAAGCTGTATGAAGATATTGCCCGCTTCGGCCATATCGCCACCACCTATGCCTACCCGGTAAAAGTGAACGGCCGCTATGTGATGGACCCGTCGCCCATCCCGAAATTCGATAACCCGAAAATGCACATGATGCCCGCGCTGCAGCTGTTCGGCGCCGGACGGGAAAAGCGCATTTACGCGGTGCCGCCGTTTACCCCGGTGGAGAGCCTCGATTTCGACGACCACCCGTTTACCGTCCAGGAGTGGGATGAACCCTGCGCCATTTGCGGGTCCCGCCACAGCTACCTTGATGAAGTGGTGCTGGATGACAGCGGCAAACGGATGTTTGTCTGCTCCGATACCGACTATTGCCGCCAACAGAGCGAGGCGCTGAACAAATGA
- the phnO gene encoding aminoalkylphosphonate N-acetyltransferase, translating to MPACELRAPTLDDVDAVYALICELKQKAYDRRHFAAGFAMNLQNPTLRYQLALVEGETVGLIGLQLQFPLNFNAWIGEVQELVVLPQRRGLHIGQALLAWAEQEAREQGAQMVELSSGKGRPDAHRFYLREGYKQSHLRFKKAL from the coding sequence ATGCCTGCCTGTGAACTCCGCGCTCCGACCCTGGACGACGTCGATGCCGTCTATGCGTTAATTTGCGAACTTAAGCAGAAAGCGTACGATCGCCGCCATTTCGCCGCCGGGTTTGCCATGAACCTGCAAAATCCCACCCTGCGCTATCAGCTGGCGCTGGTGGAGGGAGAGACGGTCGGACTGATTGGGCTACAGTTGCAGTTCCCGCTTAATTTCAACGCCTGGATCGGAGAAGTGCAGGAACTGGTGGTGCTGCCGCAGAGGCGCGGCCTGCACATCGGCCAGGCGCTGCTGGCGTGGGCGGAGCAGGAAGCCCGCGAACAGGGCGCGCAAATGGTGGAGCTCTCCAGCGGGAAAGGCCGCCCCGACGCCCACCGTTTTTATCTCCGGGAAGGGTATAAGCAAAGCCATCTGCGTTTTAAAAAAGCGCTGTGA
- the phnK gene encoding phosphonate C-P lyase system protein PhnK — MSHPLLAVNHLTHLYAPGKGFSDVSFELWPGEVLGIVGESGSGKTTLLKALSGRLTPQEGEVRYENRSLYAMSEADRRRLLRTEWGVVHQHPMDGLRRQVSAGGNIGERLMATGARHYGNIRATAEQWLNDVEIPPSRIDDLPTTFSGGMQQRLQIARNLVTQPKLVFMDEPTGGLDVSVQARLLDLLRGLVMELNLAVVIVTHDLGVARLLAHRLLVMKQGQVVESGLTDRVLDDPHHPYTQLLVSSVLQN, encoded by the coding sequence ATGAGCCATCCGTTACTCGCGGTCAATCATCTGACCCATCTTTATGCGCCGGGCAAAGGCTTCAGCGACGTCTCTTTTGAACTGTGGCCCGGTGAAGTGCTGGGCATCGTGGGCGAGTCCGGTTCGGGGAAAACTACCCTGCTGAAAGCCCTCTCGGGGCGACTGACGCCGCAGGAAGGTGAAGTGCGGTATGAAAACCGCTCGCTGTATGCGATGAGTGAAGCGGACCGCCGCCGCCTGCTGCGCACCGAATGGGGCGTGGTGCATCAGCATCCGATGGATGGCCTGCGCCGTCAGGTATCGGCGGGCGGCAACATCGGTGAGCGTCTGATGGCCACCGGCGCACGCCACTACGGAAATATCCGCGCGACCGCCGAACAGTGGTTGAACGATGTCGAAATTCCACCGTCGCGTATTGACGATCTGCCCACCACCTTTTCCGGCGGCATGCAGCAGCGCTTGCAAATCGCCCGCAACCTTGTGACCCAGCCGAAGCTGGTGTTTATGGACGAGCCGACCGGCGGTCTGGATGTTTCGGTGCAGGCGCGTCTGCTCGACCTGCTGCGCGGTCTGGTGATGGAGCTGAATCTGGCCGTGGTGATAGTCACCCACGATCTCGGCGTGGCGCGCCTGCTGGCTCACCGTCTGCTGGTTATGAAACAAGGTCAGGTGGTGGAAAGCGGTTTAACCGACCGGGTGCTGGACGATCCTCATCATCCGTATACCCAGCTGCTGGTGTCGTCGGTATTGCAGAACTGA
- the phnN gene encoding ribose 1,5-bisphosphokinase translates to MSGKLIWLVGASGSGKDSLLAALRQRENTQLLVAHRYITRPFNAGSENHIALSKQEFFNRAERQLFALSWHANNNYYGIGIEIDLWLHAGFDVVANGSRAHLPQARARYADALLPICLQVTPEVLRQRLEQRGRESETEIALRLERAARYTPTDCLTLNNNGSLGQSVEQFFTLLRRHSARQENQHACL, encoded by the coding sequence ATGAGCGGAAAATTGATTTGGCTGGTGGGTGCCTCCGGTTCCGGAAAAGACAGCCTGCTGGCGGCCTTACGCCAGCGCGAAAATACGCAATTGCTGGTGGCGCATCGCTATATCACGCGCCCGTTCAACGCCGGCAGCGAGAATCATATTGCCCTCAGCAAGCAGGAGTTTTTCAACCGCGCCGAGCGCCAGCTGTTTGCCCTGAGCTGGCATGCCAATAACAATTACTACGGAATTGGCATCGAAATTGACCTGTGGCTGCACGCCGGTTTTGACGTGGTGGCCAATGGTTCTCGCGCCCATCTGCCGCAGGCGCGAGCGCGCTATGCGGACGCGCTCCTGCCCATCTGCCTGCAGGTCACGCCGGAGGTGCTGCGCCAGCGCCTGGAGCAACGTGGACGAGAGAGCGAAACGGAAATCGCTCTGCGCCTGGAACGCGCGGCGCGCTATACCCCCACCGACTGCCTGACCCTGAACAACAACGGTAGCCTCGGACAATCCGTCGAGCAGTTCTTCACGCTGCTGCGCCGCCACTCCGCCCGACAAGAGAATCAGCATGCCTGCCTGTGA
- the phnH gene encoding phosphonate C-P lyase system protein PhnH yields MTLQTAFTLPVQDAQHSFRRLLKAMSEPGVIVALQQLQHGWQPLNIASTSLLLTLADHETPVWLSAALHNDLVGQNLRFHTGAPLVELPQQAVFAVTDGRISSEQLNVLSAGTIAAPETGVTLIVQLASLSGGRMLRLTGAGIAEERMIAPQLPDCIIDELTERPHPFPLGIDLILTCGERLLAIPRTTHVEVC; encoded by the coding sequence ATGACCTTACAAACCGCTTTTACCCTACCGGTGCAGGATGCCCAGCACAGTTTTCGTCGCCTGCTAAAAGCCATGAGCGAGCCGGGCGTCATTGTTGCGCTCCAGCAGCTCCAGCACGGCTGGCAGCCGTTGAATATCGCCTCCACCAGCCTCCTGCTGACGCTGGCGGATCACGAAACGCCGGTCTGGCTTTCCGCAGCGCTGCATAACGATCTCGTCGGCCAGAACTTACGTTTCCATACCGGCGCGCCGCTGGTGGAACTGCCGCAGCAGGCGGTATTCGCCGTCACCGACGGACGCATCAGCTCGGAGCAGCTTAACGTTCTTTCCGCCGGAACCATTGCCGCCCCGGAAACCGGCGTCACGCTGATTGTCCAGCTCGCCAGCCTCAGCGGCGGACGCATGCTGCGCCTGACCGGCGCCGGCATTGCCGAAGAGCGCATGATCGCCCCGCAGCTACCGGATTGCATCATCGATGAGCTGACCGAACGCCCGCACCCGTTCCCACTGGGCATTGACCTGATCCTCACCTGCGGCGAGCGCCTGCTGGCTATCCCGCGCACCACTCACGTGGAGGTTTGCTAA